In a single window of the Burkholderia pyrrocinia genome:
- a CDS encoding (2Fe-2S)-binding protein produces the protein MTGRFVRLAETGRRPVTFSVDGRTVNGLEGDTLLVAMLTQAGHVRQSEFGPEARAGFCLMGACQDCWVWTADGERLRACTTVVQPGLDIVTRQPEAQWSNHA, from the coding sequence ATGACAGGGCGATTCGTTCGTCTCGCCGAAACCGGGCGCCGTCCGGTAACGTTCAGCGTCGACGGCCGCACGGTGAACGGGCTCGAGGGCGATACGCTGCTCGTCGCGATGCTGACGCAGGCCGGCCACGTGCGGCAGTCCGAGTTCGGCCCCGAGGCGCGGGCCGGTTTCTGCCTGATGGGCGCGTGCCAGGACTGCTGGGTCTGGACGGCCGACGGCGAGCGCCTGCGGGCGTGCACGACCGTCGTGCAGCCGGGCCTCGACATCGTCACCCGCCAACCGGAGGCGCAATGGTCGAACCACGCGTAA
- a CDS encoding NAD(P)/FAD-dependent oxidoreductase has translation MKLESYWLDTRPDFRGGSEGPVEGRADVVVIGGGFTGLSAALALAQRGVSVVVLEAAQVAAEASGRNGGQCNTGVAQDYASLAARIGAEQAKQFYRAYESAVRTVETIVAEHAIDCDFRRAGKLKLAAKPQHFAGLAKTFDALRRDVDPDIELIEPSRIRDEVGSDGFHGGLLQRNGAQMHMGKFGVGLAQAAVRAGARIYEHAAVTQLERLDGERHAITCTRGTIVADRVLVATGASQQGPFAWFRRRIAPVGSFIVVTEPLPDEQLNRLLPHRRAYVTSRQIGNYFRVTPDNRLLFGGRARFAMSSPRSDAKSGDVLRAGMAEYFPALADVRLDYCWGGLVDITADRLPRAGQHDGVYYSMGYSGHGVQMSVHMGRVMADVMYGAAASNPWRELDWPAIPGHFGHAWFLPFVGAYYRLQDILH, from the coding sequence ATGAAACTCGAATCGTACTGGCTGGATACCCGTCCCGATTTTCGCGGCGGTAGCGAAGGGCCCGTTGAAGGGCGTGCCGACGTGGTCGTGATCGGCGGCGGCTTTACCGGGTTGTCGGCGGCGCTGGCGCTCGCGCAGCGCGGCGTGTCGGTCGTGGTGCTGGAAGCCGCACAGGTTGCCGCAGAGGCATCGGGCCGCAACGGCGGGCAATGCAACACCGGCGTTGCGCAGGACTACGCGTCGCTCGCCGCGCGGATCGGCGCCGAGCAGGCGAAGCAGTTCTATCGCGCGTACGAGAGCGCGGTGCGAACCGTCGAAACGATCGTCGCCGAACACGCGATCGACTGCGATTTCCGGCGCGCCGGCAAGCTGAAGCTCGCCGCGAAGCCGCAGCATTTCGCGGGGCTCGCGAAGACCTTCGACGCATTGCGGCGCGACGTCGATCCGGACATCGAACTGATCGAGCCGTCGCGGATTCGCGATGAGGTCGGCTCCGACGGCTTCCACGGCGGCCTGCTGCAGCGCAACGGCGCGCAGATGCACATGGGCAAGTTCGGCGTCGGGCTCGCGCAAGCGGCCGTGCGGGCCGGCGCGCGCATCTACGAGCATGCGGCCGTCACGCAGCTCGAGCGGCTCGATGGCGAGCGCCACGCGATCACCTGCACGCGCGGCACGATCGTGGCCGATCGCGTGCTGGTCGCGACCGGCGCATCGCAGCAGGGGCCGTTCGCGTGGTTCCGGCGGCGCATCGCGCCGGTCGGCAGTTTCATCGTCGTCACCGAACCGCTGCCCGACGAACAACTGAACCGGCTGCTTCCGCACCGCCGCGCGTACGTTACTTCACGCCAGATCGGCAACTACTTCCGCGTGACGCCCGACAACCGGCTGCTGTTCGGCGGGCGCGCGCGCTTCGCGATGTCGAGCCCGCGCTCCGATGCGAAAAGCGGCGACGTCCTGCGCGCCGGCATGGCCGAGTATTTCCCCGCGCTCGCGGACGTGCGGCTCGACTATTGCTGGGGCGGGCTCGTCGACATCACCGCCGACCGCCTGCCGCGTGCCGGCCAGCACGACGGTGTCTATTACTCGATGGGCTACAGCGGCCACGGCGTGCAGATGTCGGTGCACATGGGCCGCGTGATGGCCGACGTGATGTATGGCGCGGCCGCGTCGAATCCGTGGCGCGAGCTCGACTGGCCGGCGATACCGGGGCATTTCGGGCACGCGTGGTTCCTGCCGTTCGTCGGCGCGTATTACCGGCTGCAGGACATCCTGCACTGA
- a CDS encoding GNAT family N-acetyltransferase, whose product MKQEHVMNDSRSTTELRYRRFTAADIPAAHALSMALRWPFRLEDWQFSADTSIAFVAEERGVVIGTAMCWKFGSDRASIGHVIVSSAHQGRGIGRELMEALLEELGPRITFLHATPAGLPLYERLGFNVCGSLDQYQGNVSRPAAVALLDGERLRAGTPADLRCLVELDTRASGLERDALLSALSKRGKSVVLERDGEIVGFSVLRHFGRGYLIGPVVARRSTDDAHARALIGYWMSGLENEFVRIDVPSGTSLPDWLGAQGLTRVDTCSKMVRNPLAAAHGGALDPACGLYGLISQAML is encoded by the coding sequence ATGAAACAGGAACACGTGATGAACGATTCCCGCTCGACGACGGAGCTTCGCTATCGAAGGTTCACCGCGGCCGATATACCCGCGGCCCACGCGCTGTCCATGGCGCTTCGCTGGCCCTTCAGACTGGAAGACTGGCAGTTTTCCGCCGACACGTCGATCGCGTTCGTGGCCGAGGAACGCGGTGTGGTCATTGGTACGGCGATGTGCTGGAAGTTCGGCTCGGACCGCGCTTCCATCGGGCACGTCATCGTGTCGTCCGCGCACCAGGGCAGAGGTATCGGCCGCGAGCTGATGGAGGCGCTCCTCGAAGAACTGGGGCCGCGCATCACGTTCCTGCATGCGACGCCGGCCGGCCTGCCACTCTACGAGAGGCTCGGTTTCAACGTGTGCGGATCGCTGGACCAGTATCAAGGGAACGTGAGTCGGCCTGCCGCGGTTGCACTGCTCGATGGCGAGAGACTGCGGGCCGGGACGCCTGCCGATTTGCGTTGCCTCGTCGAACTGGACACGCGCGCTTCCGGCCTCGAGCGCGATGCGCTTTTGTCGGCATTGTCGAAGCGCGGGAAAAGCGTCGTGCTCGAGCGCGACGGCGAAATCGTCGGATTTTCGGTGCTGCGCCACTTCGGTCGCGGTTACCTGATCGGCCCGGTGGTCGCACGGCGTTCGACCGACGACGCGCATGCAAGGGCCCTGATCGGCTATTGGATGAGCGGATTGGAGAACGAATTCGTTCGCATCGACGTACCTTCGGGAACGAGTTTGCCGGACTGGCTCGGCGCTCAGGGATTGACGCGGGTGGACACCTGCTCGAAGATGGTTCGCAACCCGCTCGCGGCAGCACACGGCGGTGCGCTCGATCCGGCATGCGGGCTGTACGGGCTAATCAGTCAAGCGATGTTGTAG